The nucleotide sequence CCCAGGTCCCACCACCTGGTGCAGCTTCTGTGCCACCCTCCATGTCCCAGATGAAGGACCCTTCCAAGCGAGTGTGTGTTTTCCCACCACCCTCCTCCATGGCTACACTTAACAGGTCCTGGTATCCCTCCCAGCAAGGGCTCTGCCCAACACTTCCCCCAGCAGATGTCTGCTCCCCGTGGGCCTTTTTCTACCTCCCACCACCGGCAGCCTAGACCTACTACTCATCCAGCTGCCAGGTTTTCCTTATATCATGCAGGGCTGTCATATAACTGGCTACATCAGACACAGGTGAGCCCAGTTTGGAGCGGCTGCACTGAGCCATTCATGAAAAAACAGCTGGTCGGGGGACTCTAGAACCAATCAGAGTTTCCCGGGTCTTGAATTCCAAGCCCTGTGCGGCAAGGTCTTGCTCAGTGGAAAGTGCCAGCtacagtgcagacatgcccatgCATGTCAGAACCCATGGCCAAAGTTTTCAAGCGGAAGTGCCTCAAGCAAGGCACCTAAATTCAAATCTCAGCCTAGATCCTCAAAGccgaggggagtggggtgcaaaAGCCCCTTTGAGGGTCTGGACCCTTGTAGCTCCGTTTTCGCAGTCCTGCGCCCGTCTCCTCCCATCAGTCTcagggagagccaggctgctCAGCACCCCTGAAAACCAGGATCTGCCCAGCCATGGCTTCCTCTGGATTTAAATGACCGACTTTGGGCAGTTAGGTTTGCAACTGTTGGCCCATGTCACGGCTCACCGCAGCCAAGAGGACGGAAACTGCGGGGAGGGGTTTAAAAATCCAGGATAGGGAAACCAGTCCGGGCAGGTACACAcagtgcatctcctgccctcaccctgtgtgtgcgggggggggggggctgtcagtgtggCAGGGGAAGGCAAACCCACAAAATCCCCTCTCCCCGCTGATGCTCTTAGGACAGTCTCTTCACAGCTGATTTTGTACggcctcctttttaaaaagtacaaacCCTGAATTTGGAGCTGAAAATCCTGGGAttcgccccgcccccttcccagacACAATATTTAATGAACCCCCTGAACTCTCCCATAAAGGGCAGCAGGTTTGATGGGTTCTCTTATCCCAAGAAAGTCTTAGAGGCTTCACTTCCCGCCCTGTGGGGTTCGCAAGACAGCCGCTGCTCTGGGGGGACCTAGACCCTCTTCTGTCTATACCGCCTTCGCGCCCAGCGATGCCACCTGCAGCCATGCCAACAGGGCAAAGCTAAATGGCTCTGGGGGGTAGATGGCTACAGATACACTTCTGGGCATGTGCCTGCAGCAGGCCCCCTGACatgtcccccacccccggccaggtGCTGTCTCGGTGCCGGAGTGGGAGCTGTTGCTTCTGCTTCTCTGATCCCATGGCTGTTGTTCCCAAGGCGGCAGCAGTGACGTCCTGATTCTGTGTCCGCACTGGTGTAGATCCAGGAttgactccattgaagtcagtggagctgccCCTAGGGGAGAAGCAGAGTCAGTGAGATCAGGAGCAGCGGGGCCCACTCGTGCCTGGCCCCCCCTTTATTAAAGCTCTGAGGTGGCTGCGAATGGCGAGGGTGCTGCAGCATCATCTCCGGGGTGTTTCCGTCCCCGTAAGGACAGAGGGCTGGTGGAGGTTTCTTTGGTGCCTCACTGTTCCCAAGGCAGTGCCAGCTTGGAAGCACAGCCCCTGGGGCCGGGAGGTGTTTCATGAGCAGGGGACATGTGGctgagccaagcagcccccgtaTAAAGACAGTGGCCTGGAAATTCCATCACACGGGACAGCAGCAAAGGTCTGAGACTAACCCCTCCTCCGCCACTGCTCCGGCCAGGGACAGGTTGCCTCCAATCAGCCCGAATGGGAACTCCCTGGGTCACGGGCATCGCGAGAAAaatgggcaccacattggggCAGGCTGGGCTGTGTCCAAGGTCAGAGGTCAGAGGAGTTCATGGACATCCGGAACCTCCAGCTTGTGATCCAGCTGCCCATGGCCTGTGATTTGCTGGCCGATATTGACAAGGGCCCAGAACCCCAAAGATATGTAGGCACCTACCATTGAAATCAAGGGTCTAATAAGCGAACTTGCCCCCCATGGGGTTTCAGTGAATGTTACCAGTTACCTATGTTACCCCTCTACATCAGGCTGGCCCATGCCCAGCCCTGGCTAATGGCCTGGGTTATCACCGCTGGCGCTGAAGGAATTAGACAGGGCATTAGTCAAGGCAACCTTCAGCCCCCGCCATGAGCCCATACTGAAAATTACCCCCCAAGTAAAGAGCAAATGAAAGAGACAAGGACAATGGTTTGTTTGTCACTTCTTTGGCCCCATCCCCCGTGGGCTGGATCGCCCCTTTGAGGGCATGATGTTAAATAAACTGAGGTTTGGTTACAGTTCCCAGTGTTCCTCCCCCATGTGGACCCCGAGTCCAGACCCTTTGGCAACAGcgcccctggctgcctcccttgcCGTGGGCCTGGCCTCTGGCCCTGTGTAGACGTGGTTTGAAATGTTTGATGTGGCACCGGTTTAAAGCTGTGTTTGAAACGATCTCGGCCCCACAGGGGTAAGTCCTCTTGCCGGATGGATGAGGCTGATCATGACAGGCACTAGGGAAGGATGTGTCGCTCCCCCTTCCGGCCCCCCGGCatgctggctgcagggccatgtctCTGGTCCATTCAGTCACTCCTGCACCCGTCTTCTTTTTCCTGCCCCTCAGAGTGATTTGCATTTCATGGGGCCTTACCCAGCTGTGAGCTGTGTATGTGGCATTGCAGGCTCCAGCGGCCAGCCCCATCCCTCAGCAGGGCCATCTCTAGGGGGCCACAGAGCCTGGGacaaccccaccctgctccctcccctccacagcccctAAGCCCTgaccccactctgcccctcccctcccccgcttctcccgaGCCCCCTTCTCCAAGTGACTGTGGCCTATGGATTAGTGGAGGGCCTGGTGCTGGCAGCGGGGTCAGCCTGCCCCCACACTCGGGAAGCCGAGTGAGCTAGCCCCAGCCCGTTCTAATCATGACACCGCTGAATGTGCTGAACCCAGCGTCCGACCGTTCCTGCCTGGCTTTTGTAGCCCTTCCCCACCACGCCGCAGCTCAATAGTTCAGCGCCAACGCTACCAGGGAGCTGCAAAGTCCTTCCCCTCTGCCAAGCTCCATGCCAGCTAGATGCTCTTGTAGCCCCTGGAATGTCACTGTCCAGCCAGGAGGTTCCAAGGTGCTGGTCTGCCATGGCGGGACAAGGCCTTGCACCCTGGTGGGTTTGTAGTGGGGTCCAGCAGAGGACCTGCGAGAGGTCAGGAATTAGACTCCAGACCCTTTGGCAACAGCTCCCCAGGCCACCTCCCTTGCTGTGGCCCTGGCCTCTGGCCCTGTGTAAAATGAAGCGTTTCTTCACCCTCCCGGACACTGACGAAGAACCTGCCACAATCAGACACTACTGCAAACCTCACAGGTGTGGGGCCCTTAggaccagctcccctcgcagactggctgcctgtcaccctggggctgctgcctctgagacagaggcagcagcgtgaggtggcagcagcctctctccagcggGGTGATGGTGTCTGAGCTCCCGaacctggcgcaagccaggactgagccgggctgcctaacgcactttaaatgcagagccacagtaggggtaggtcctggacctggcacaaaccaggactgagctggctgctggccagcctgctaaaaaatgtactggcagaggggatgtgtgtagtctacagcattaatcaatatgcttttgcttatcggtgaATCAGTTAATCGATTAATCAACTACTCTATGACATCCCTAGTCCAGAGATCACTGAAGTGTGGCCACCACTGGGGAGGTGACTCTGATCTCACCtgcttttcttctcttcctgcccTAAACTGACCAGTGTTGCTGTGAGCTGTTAAAAAGCTGCCTCCTTGGACCCCAGAGGCAGCCCCATTGCAGAGTCCTGCCTAGATCCTTTGAACAGACTCTTTGGGGAAGAAAAGTCCTAGCCAGAAAATAAgatactgggccaaattctgctctcggtTCCTCCTCTGCAGTCCTGGTCACTGGGGCATGAGCCCTCCAAGCTccagtctctgccccccaggaacAAACCCAGGAGCTGAAAGCAGCCCAGAGCATCCCAGCCTGGCAGGGACCTGAGACTGGGTCCTTCCAGCTCCCCCGGCTCAACCCCCTTTGTGCCCAGCAGCCCGGCCGGGGCAGAGTCCTGCCCCACTGCACGCAGGcggctggggggcgcaggcctgaccccaggcagggggcagcgctggagCCCTGCTGAGTAATCACCCCCCAGAGCTTCTCCCGGCTGCCAGGTACCAGCGCTGCCTCCCCAAGGCGCAGGGAGCTCCTGGCCCCCGGCCTGCGCCTAGCTTCGTGGGcaagggactccccccccccccgcgctgccccgaGTCCAGGCGCCGAGACCCCGGGCCGTGGGGAGCGGCCAGGCGGGTGGCGGGGCCCGGGCCGGGTTCCGAGCCAGCGCCCCGGCTGCGGGAAGCCCCGACACGGCGCGGAgcgagccggccccgggcgccccGACTCTCCCGGCGAGGACCCAGCGCTCGTCGGCAGCGCGGAGCGGGCTTGGCTCAGAGCCCCCGGCCCGGAGCCCCGCTCCCGCCCTGGCCCGGAGGGGCCACCCCGGGGCCCCTGGCGCCCCCCAAAGCCCCGGCAGGTGAGCGCcggcgggggaagccccaagcGGGGCCGGGGGCGCAGCCGGAGCCACCTGCTTTGGGGAcgaagcgcccggggccggcgggtGGCTCGAGCTGGCGCCGGGcagggcgggctgggggtggccGCGGGCTCCCCGGAGGGGTCGGCCCCGCGCGCCCTGCGCCCCCGGCACCAAGCGGCCAAGctgcgcccagccagccccacgcgTGTCACGGGGGCCGCCGCGCGCTggcggagcagggggctgggccggACCTGCGGGGCAGATGACATCACCAGGCAGGTTGGGCTATaaaggggctggaggagcagcccCGAGCCCGGGCTCCGCACTTCGAGGAGCAGCAGGGTCGGGCTCGCGGCGCGCGCGGCTGACTCCCctggctcggctcggctcggctcggcgcGGCTCGCTCTGCCCGAACGCagcggggccctgccccccagcatgcGGCTCTCACAGGTCCTGGCGTGCGgactgctcctggccctgctggccgTCGGGCTGGAGGCGAGACCGGCGGCTCAGCCCCAGCAGAAGGTGAGGCGCGCTGGGCGCTGCGCCCTGGGGGGAGCCGAGAAGTTCAGGGACGGGACGGGGACCCCCAGCCCGCCCCGGGAAGGCGGATTcccgggggaggaaggggaactctgACAAGCGGGGTGGCTCCTTCcctcccgcagccctgccccgcgCTGCTCCGTGCTGGGGCTTTTGGGGAATGTGGgggcagatcccccccccccgcctccggcgCAGCCTCCTGCTCTTTGGAGCTTCCCCCCTTTAGCcttttggctgctgctgggtcTCAGGGTCTCCCGGcgtgtccctcccccccgccagaccCCGGCTCCGGGTGGGGACTGGCCGCTCCGGCGGAGGCAGCTCTGCGCTCTGCTTTCCAGCCCGCTGGtgctgagggagaagggggctggagcgGAGCCGCCCCTCCCTGCCGGGTGTCACTGACCAGCCTCTGGCAGTGGGGCGGCCGGCAGGTGCATCGCGGCGCCCGTCGGTGCTGACTGCAGGAGGCAGCAGCAACCTGGGGGCTGGGACCCGACGGGCCAGGCCAGGGCCGGGGTCCTGGGCGCAAGGGAGaagctggagggggcggggaccgGGTCCCGCTGCACCATCTGCGGGTGGGAGGGGAGATGCCCGAGAACTCTGGGAGCGCGcaagcgggcggggggggggggatctagaACGGGGCGTCCCGGGGGCTGGAATCCGGGCTGGGGGGGTCTTTGGTGCCAGGAGGAGGCGGTTGGGATCGGGGCGGACGGAGGCTGGTACGGGGGGAATCGGGGCCGGAGGGATCGGGGCCGGTGGGGAGGCTGGGATGGGGCCGGAGGGATCGGGGCCGGTGGGGAGGCTGGGATGGGGCCGGAGGGATCGGGGCcggtggggaggctgggatcGGGGCCGGAGGGATCGGGGCCGGTGGGGAGGCTGGGATGGGGCCGGAGGGATCGGGGCCGGTGGGGAGGCTGGGATGGGGCCGGAGGGATCGGGGCCGGTGGGGAGGCTGGGATGGGGCCGGAGGGATCGGGGCcggtggggaggctgggatcGGGGCCGGAGGGATCGGGGCcggtggggaggctgggatcGGGGCCGGAGGGATCGGGGCcggtggggaggctgggatcGGGGCCGGAGGGATCGGGGCcggtggggaggctgggatcGGGGCCGGAGGGATCGGGGCcggtggggaggctgggatcGGGGCCGGAGGGATCGGGGCCGGTGGGGAGGCTGGGATGGGGCCGGAGGGATCGGGGCcggtggggaggctgggatcGGGGCcggtggggaggctgggatcGGGGCCGGAGGGATCGGGGCcggtggggaggctgggatcggggccggaggggaggctGGGATCGGGATCGGGCGGCTGGAGTCGGGCCGGGATCGGGGCCGGGGTCTGTGCCGCTTTCACGCCATCGCGCCCCGCGCTCCTCCCCGCAGGCTGCCCGGAACGCGCCGGGACGCGAACCCGCGGCGAGCCCCGCGCGAGAGGAGACTGCGGGCGGCGGCCGGGCAGCGGGCTCGCGGCTGCTGCGGGAGCTGCGCGTGGACACCAAGTCCCGGGCGGCCTGGGCCCGGCTGCTGCGCGACTACCCCGGCACGCGGCGGCACAAGGGCGTCAGCAAGAAGGGCCTGTCCAAGGGCTGCTTCGGCCTCAAGCTGGACCGGATCGGCTCCATGAGCGGCTTGGGCTGCTAGAGCGGCGACCCCTGGCGGCGGTGAGTGCCTCCTGCAGCCGGCTGGGCCGGGGCTGCACCTGCCGCGCGCGGGTCCCGCAGCCCctgggctccagctgccccccagcacagccccacccAGGGCCTCCTTAGCGTGTATGGGGCCCTACAGGACTGGTAAACTGGGCCCCGTGTGACGATTTTGTAGAGCCGTGATTTTATACTGACATGCCTGTGAAATGGCTTCATGACCCCAGCATGGCTCTTTCCCACGCTCCGTGCGCTGCCCATGGCTCTAGCAGGCTTTGTCACCTTTCGGTTAGCCAGATCCTCTCTGGCGGAAGctcagccacagaacagggatactAAGACCCAGCGGGGCCCCTATGTAGCTGcacattctgcatatgggtaaggatggccctgccccaccccccgcctgTCTGCTCTGTCCTGAGCTGGCCAAAGCCACCAGCAGGGCATGACTGGCTCAGTCCAAGGGTCGGTCCAGTCCAGCGACAGTGGCCCCGGGGGGAATGCACAGATCAGGGCTATGGAGTgagccagtcccagcttctggtgcTCAGAGCTGTGGGGGACACACCTGAGCATGGTGTCTGGACACTGTATCAGTACAGAGCGTGTCTCCCCCATGGTGGAAATGCAGCCATGTCTAAGGTAGGATGGTGGGAACCAGCAAGATGCACAGTGGGGGAGGGTGCAATGGGGCCCAGGAAACACAGCCGAGTACCGTCACCCAACTAGGGAGGAACAGCCTAAGGAAATTCCAAATCCCCCTGTGTAATGTCTGATTTTGCTCTGGCAAGGCCAGgaggctgaggcagcagcttcacCTGCTTGGAATTGTTAAAGGTGTCTGTCAGATGCCCATCCCATAGCATCTGTGCTAGTATCTGCGGGCAGCTCCCTCTCGCTAAGGGCCAACCAGAGCTGTGGGGCACATGCAGAATTCAGCTGGGTTCACCCAAACTACCAGTTTCAATTTGTACAGGACGCTCCCCTTCTCATCCCAAAATGTGCTAGATATTAAAGTCCCTGGCTCATTAGCACACAGTGAGCAGTCGTACAAGGGTTAAGATAAGCCTTTCTAAAGCCAGCCCTCCCTGGAAGTGACCCAAAGGGGCTTATGGGGCTGTTGATTTAACCTGCCCTGGGGTAAGCACGGCATGGATTTTAGACAAGCGTCTGGCTCTCAAAAGGGAGGCAGTGTGAAAGCATGAAGTGAAACTGGTGTGATCCCAGGCTCCCTCTGATATaactccactggcttcagtggatTACTCCGGCATAGTGACATGGCGATCTAGCTAAGGTGTGCTTGTCGAGGCTTTATTTTGGGATACGTAGGACTGTAATATATAGTGATAAATTCCTCCTGTTTGAAAGGGCAGGGGGGTGTCCCCACATCTACAAGACAGGCCACTTTTCCATGCAACCTTCCCCAGATTTGGCTTGCACCTGTTTACTCTAAAATTGGAGGCAATGGGTAATTATAATTAGTGCTGCTACTGTTCCTAAGATTTGGCATAAACTTGGAagattatatatacacacaaatgcATGCCTGCTTATCTACTGTATGTACAGTACATAGCAACAATGGCTATTGCTTGGAATCGCTGCACCTGCCCCGAGTTGACAACAAAAACACTACAGGAATGGTCCGGCCATGACAGATCTATCAGTGTTACTGCCACATAGGGGTCCGCTGCTGTAGGGTATGTTAGTGTAGCTTTGTGAG is from Pelodiscus sinensis isolate JC-2024 chromosome 10, ASM4963464v1, whole genome shotgun sequence and encodes:
- the NPPC gene encoding C-type natriuretic peptide, giving the protein MRLSQVLACGLLLALLAVGLEARPAAQPQQKAARNAPGREPAASPAREETAGGGRAAGSRLLRELRVDTKSRAAWARLLRDYPGTRRHKGVSKKGLSKGCFGLKLDRIGSMSGLGC